A window of Periophthalmus magnuspinnatus isolate fPerMag1 chromosome 21, fPerMag1.2.pri, whole genome shotgun sequence genomic DNA:
CACTTTGTTCCTCTTTGATTCTCTTTTGTATAGTTTGACTTGTGCCCAatgaccctgtgtgtgtgactgtaaaCTGCTCACACAGTCTCTTTTGAACTCTgataaaacatgtgtgtgtgcctttaAGAGGCGTGGCTTCCTGCTTCCTCcacacagagctgtgggtgCAGCTCTCACTCTTAAGTTTCACTTCTGTCCAAGTCAAACTGTTTCTGATCCAGGAGAGATGGCGCAGAAAGCACTCGACCAAGAAGCCTTTTCCTGCTCCGTGTGTTTGGATCTACTGAAGGATCCTGTGACTATTCCCTGTGGACACAGCTACTGCAGGAACTGTGTCCAACAGCACTGGGACCAAGAGGACGAGAAGCAGCTCTACAGCTGTCCTGAATGTCGCCTCAGCTTCAgccccaggcctgccctggtgAAAAACATCATGTTAGCAGCTGTAGTAGAGCAGATGAAgaagacagcgccccctgctgccctctgctATGCCGGACCTGAGGATGTGTCCTGTGATGTGTGCACTGGGAGGAAGCTGAGAGCTGTCCAGTCCTGTCTGCAGTGTGTGGCCTCTTACTGTGAGCGCCACCTACAGCCTCATGATGAAGCTGCAGCTTTAAAGAAACACCAGCTGGTGGCGCCGTCTCACAGGCTCCAGGAAAACATCTGCTCTCAACATGACGAAGTGAAGAAGATGTTCTGTGTCACAGATCAGCAGCTCCTCTGTTACCTCTGCTCTGTGGACCAACATAAGGGTCATGACATAGTGTCCTCTGCCTCAGAGAGGGCTCAGAGGCAGGCAGAGCTGCCGGCCAGGAGGGCCCTGCTGCTCCAGAGCCTCCAGCACAAAGAGACAGACCTGAAGAGACTCCAACAGGAGGCCCAGGACATCAGGAGCTCTGCCCAGACAGCAGTGCAGCGCAGCAACGACAGCTTCAGAGACATGGCCCTTCTCCTGGACAAAAGACGCTCTGAAGTGGAGCAGCAGATCCGCTCCCAGGAGGACACCCAACTGAGCCGAGTCCAAGAGCTccaggaccaactgcagcaggaCGTGAGGGGGCTGAAGAGGAGCCTCTCTgagctggacacactggacctcacccaggatcataaccagtttATACAGCGCTACGCTTCActgtccccacacacacagagcacagagccagcCACCATTCACACAGGGGACCGGGGATACTTTGAGGAAGTGACCAGAGCTGTGTCCAAGCTCAGGGACACACTCCAGCTCACTctgagtccagtccaggtttt
This region includes:
- the LOC117389020 gene encoding E3 ubiquitin/ISG15 ligase TRIM25-like, whose product is MAQKALDQEAFSCSVCLDLLKDPVTIPCGHSYCRNCVQQHWDQEDEKQLYSCPECRLSFSPRPALVKNIMLAAVVEQMKKTAPPAALCYAGPEDVSCDVCTGRKLRAVQSCLQCVASYCERHLQPHDEAAALKKHQLVAPSHRLQENICSQHDEVKKMFCVTDQQLLCYLCSVDQHKGHDIVSSASERAQRQAELPARRALLLQSLQHKETDLKRLQQEAQDIRSSAQTAVQRSNDSFRDMALLLDKRRSEVEQQIRSQEDTQLSRVQELQDQLQQDVRGLKRSLSELDTLDLTQDHNQFIQRYASLSPHTQSTEPATIHTGDRGYFEEVTRAVSKLRDTLQLTLSPVQVLLPPAELSSREDFLYYSTEITLDTNTVYKYLSLSDGNRRVTRMNQRQSYRDHPDRFSNRCQVLSRESLTGRCYWEVEWSGEYVYIAVSYREIQRKGNSDECVFGLNDKSWALDCDKTRPSFWFNKVKSQVSGPVGSRIGVYLDHSAGVLAFYSVSESTMSLLHRVQTRFTRPLYTGVWVGYNSGETAHFPKLK